A DNA window from Streptomyces parvus contains the following coding sequences:
- a CDS encoding class I SAM-dependent methyltransferase translates to MTKPVQARSFDAIAAAYDAHRPSYPSALFDAVEELAGIPLAGARVADVGAGTGLGTARLYRRGARVTAVEPGDGMAEQFRRSLPDVPVVRGDGNSLPLRTGSMDLITYAQAWHWTDPARSIPEARRVLRPGGALALWWNDGDPAVEWLVDQENRMRVFFGVEIPAVPNRRARFRAELPDGLEFRTRQVAWSRRVPVDAHIANMATHSDFLIGDPVAVRDFFDRERALLTALFPDGHVEEAYLVSLAVAHP, encoded by the coding sequence ATGACGAAACCTGTGCAGGCACGCTCCTTTGACGCCATCGCCGCGGCCTACGACGCCCACCGTCCCTCCTACCCGTCCGCGCTGTTCGACGCCGTGGAAGAGCTGGCCGGGATCCCGCTCGCCGGCGCCCGGGTCGCGGATGTCGGCGCGGGCACGGGGCTCGGCACCGCCCGGCTGTACCGGCGCGGAGCCCGGGTCACCGCGGTGGAGCCGGGCGACGGGATGGCCGAGCAGTTCCGCCGGAGCCTGCCGGACGTGCCCGTGGTGCGGGGCGACGGGAACAGCCTGCCCCTGCGGACCGGCTCGATGGACCTGATCACGTACGCCCAGGCATGGCACTGGACCGACCCCGCCCGCTCGATCCCCGAGGCCCGCCGGGTGCTGCGGCCGGGCGGCGCGCTCGCCCTGTGGTGGAACGACGGCGACCCGGCCGTGGAGTGGCTGGTGGACCAGGAGAACCGGATGCGGGTCTTCTTCGGGGTGGAGATCCCCGCCGTCCCGAACCGCCGGGCCCGCTTCCGGGCCGAACTGCCCGACGGGCTCGAATTCCGCACCCGGCAGGTGGCCTGGAGCCGCCGCGTACCGGTCGACGCCCATATCGCCAACATGGCCACCCACTCCGACTTCCTGATCGGCGATCCGGTGGCGGTCCGCGACTTCTTCGACCGGGAACGGGCTCTGCTGACCGCCCTGTTCCCGGACGGCCACGTCGAGGAGGCGTATCTCGTGAGTCTTGCCGTAGCCCACCCGTGA
- a CDS encoding metal-dependent hydrolase — MSNTQPAAVASERTPLKARKVSFAWEETPLHWVPGDPFTTHTINVLHLLLPAGERWFIRVYRQILPYIHDEQLREDVIGFIGQEAVHSQAHDDVLPHLRELGLDPTPYTAQVDWFFEKLLGDRTLPPGRASKWWLMERVATIAAIEHYTAFLGDWILNAEALDRRGADPTMLDLLRWHGAEEVEHRSVAFDVFMHVDGGYRRRVRTWAAAFSALVFLWQRGTRFFMENDPTLLDGKASFKAFHASGKQGTLPSTGAILRSVPSYLSRSYHPSQEGSTAQAVAYLTRSPAALAAESATAKGA; from the coding sequence ATGTCTAACACGCAGCCAGCGGCGGTCGCGTCGGAGCGGACGCCCCTCAAGGCCCGCAAGGTGTCCTTCGCCTGGGAGGAGACCCCCCTGCACTGGGTGCCGGGCGACCCGTTCACCACGCACACCATCAACGTGCTGCATCTGCTGCTCCCGGCCGGGGAACGCTGGTTCATCCGCGTCTACCGGCAGATACTCCCGTACATCCACGACGAGCAGCTCCGCGAGGACGTCATCGGGTTCATCGGGCAGGAGGCCGTGCACTCGCAGGCGCACGACGATGTCCTGCCGCATCTGCGGGAGTTGGGCCTCGACCCGACCCCGTACACCGCGCAGGTCGACTGGTTCTTCGAGAAGCTGCTCGGCGACCGGACGCTGCCGCCGGGGCGGGCGTCGAAGTGGTGGCTGATGGAGCGGGTGGCGACGATCGCGGCGATCGAGCACTACACCGCGTTCCTCGGCGACTGGATCCTCAACGCCGAGGCCCTGGACCGCCGGGGCGCGGACCCGACCATGCTGGACCTGCTGCGCTGGCACGGGGCGGAGGAGGTGGAGCACCGGTCGGTGGCCTTCGACGTCTTCATGCATGTGGACGGCGGCTACCGGCGGCGTGTGCGCACCTGGGCGGCGGCGTTCTCCGCGCTGGTGTTCCTGTGGCAGCGCGGCACCCGGTTCTTCATGGAGAACGACCCCACGCTGCTGGACGGCAAGGCCTCCTTCAAGGCGTTCCACGCGAGCGGGAAGCAGGGCACGCTGCCGAGCACGGGCGCGATCCTGCGTTCGGTGCCCAGCTATCTCAGCCGGTCCTACCATCCCTCGCAGGAGGGCAGTACGGCCCAGGCGGTCGCGTATTTGACCCGCTCCCCCGCCGCCCTCGCCGCCGAATCGGCCACGGCGAAGGGGGCCTGA
- a CDS encoding PDR/VanB family oxidoreductase has product MALPRLRAVVLVSGAALLTRRALKRRIARSPLWPLPALPDPISGHSKRRATAVRRLLITGRTQVADGVVELRLEGNGLPPWSPGAHLDLVLPSGLVRQYSLCGDPEDTGAYTVATRLVADGRGGSREVHEQLREGLEVEVRGPRNRFPLTEAPAYVFVVGGIGITPVLPMLRSLAASGAEWRLLYGGRSRASMPFLAEVEKLDADGDRVTVVAQDEAGHPDVAGALADLAPGTAVYCCGPEPLMASAAAALPEGCTLHLERFSAAPGGTAGSGEGSEAFEVELRRSGRTVPVAAGQSVLAAVRAELPHVAYSCEQAFCGTCQQRVLEGEIDHRDELLTYDERGDSMLICVSRCRGGRLVLDL; this is encoded by the coding sequence ATGGCGCTGCCCCGTCTCCGTGCCGTCGTGCTGGTCTCCGGCGCCGCTCTGCTCACCCGGCGCGCCCTGAAACGCCGGATCGCCCGGTCCCCGCTGTGGCCGCTGCCCGCCCTGCCCGATCCGATATCGGGGCACTCGAAGCGGCGCGCGACGGCGGTCCGCAGACTGCTGATCACCGGGCGGACCCAGGTCGCCGACGGAGTCGTCGAACTGCGCCTGGAGGGGAACGGCCTGCCGCCCTGGTCACCCGGCGCCCATCTGGATCTGGTGCTGCCGTCCGGTCTGGTGCGGCAGTACTCGCTGTGCGGCGACCCGGAGGACACCGGCGCCTATACCGTGGCGACCCGGCTGGTGGCGGACGGCCGGGGCGGTTCGCGGGAGGTGCACGAACAGCTCCGCGAGGGACTGGAGGTGGAGGTGCGGGGGCCGCGCAACCGCTTCCCGCTGACCGAGGCCCCGGCTTACGTCTTCGTCGTGGGCGGTATCGGCATCACCCCGGTCCTGCCCATGCTGCGGTCGCTGGCCGCGTCGGGGGCCGAGTGGCGGCTGCTGTACGGGGGCCGGTCGCGGGCCTCGATGCCGTTCCTGGCGGAGGTCGAGAAGCTGGACGCGGACGGGGACCGGGTCACCGTCGTGGCCCAGGACGAGGCGGGCCACCCTGACGTGGCGGGGGCGCTGGCGGACCTCGCCCCGGGGACGGCGGTCTACTGCTGCGGCCCCGAGCCGCTGATGGCCTCCGCCGCCGCCGCGCTCCCCGAGGGCTGCACCCTGCACCTGGAGCGGTTCTCGGCTGCGCCGGGCGGCACGGCGGGCTCCGGCGAAGGCTCCGAGGCGTTCGAGGTGGAGCTGCGGCGCAGCGGGCGTACGGTGCCGGTCGCGGCCGGGCAGTCGGTGCTGGCCGCCGTCCGCGCGGAGCTGCCCCATGTGGCGTACTCCTGCGAGCAGGCGTTCTGCGGGACCTGCCAACAGCGCGTACTGGAGGGCGAGATCGACCACCGGGACGAGCTGCTGACCTACGACGAGCGGGGCGACTCGATGCTGATCTGCGTCTCGCGGTGCCGGGGCGGGCGTCTCGTCCTGGACCTCTAG